The Neodiprion virginianus isolate iyNeoVirg1 chromosome 5, iyNeoVirg1.1, whole genome shotgun sequence genome contains a region encoding:
- the LOC124305390 gene encoding uncharacterized protein LOC124305390: protein MEEYIRVEVLPDIFTYYEKTDYKLVNFELQPLESDLHGFSSNLLDLNLSILVRKDGILAEEAYSLLVKCIKDDCIRQKLMESWTQFSNETQLYRTICPIYKKLIDFKLFPDCPYAVFKKVTSKENMAPTDGIVILENLTKEGYKLAQQKILDMGHCVSALEHLGRWHALSLISKELHPEQFNEQILTGLKECTWTEKSGATIRQIIAMCVTRLFNNAKYEENSQTYKAMKILERHIENMREYMETLIARSSKSKLSVVCHGDYCRNNILFKYDENERPASAIAIDYQYLRFGSVALDLSHFIYMNADKEVRENSLTELIKKYHASLVSTMKEVLISETKRNNPNAKSLVLPSLDSILEDFRQFGVFGLIYGIFFMPSTMGTEEELKQLVELIRNPKGTEFRNAIYSVGGDAGTNTIIQMFETAVTLDQVIIE, encoded by the exons ATGGAAGAATACATTCGCGTTGAGGTGCTGCCAGACATTTTTACATACTATGAAAAAACTGATTATAAACTTGTCAACTTTGAGCTACAGCCGTTGGAATCGGATCTACACGGTTTCTCCTCAAATTTACTTGATTTGAACTTGAGTATCCTGGTGAGAAAAGATGGAATTCTGGCAGAAGAAGCTTACTCCCTGCTCGTAAAATGTATAAAGGACGATTGCATAAGGCAAAAACTAATGGAGAGTTGGACCCAATTCTCCAATGAAACCCAACTTTACCGTACCATCTGTCCAATATACAAGAAACTGATTGATTTCAAGTTATTCCCAGATTGTCCTTACGCTGTGTTTAAAAAGGTTACGTCGAAAGAGAATATGGCTCCGACAGATGGTATTGTGATCCTTGAGAATTTGACGAAAGAAGGGTATAAATTAGCGCagcaaaaaattcttgataTGGGACACTGTGTAAGCGCATTGGAACACCTGGGCAG ATGGCACGCACTGTCTTTAATTAGTAAAGAACTGCATCCGGAACAGTTTAATGAGCAAATACTGACTGGACTTAAAGAATGTACCTGGACTGAAAAATCAGGTGCCACAATTCGTCAAATTATTGCCATGTGTGTAACGCGACTATTCAACAATGcgaaatatgaagaaaattcGCAAACCTACAAAGCAATGAAAATACTGGAAAGACATATAGAAAATATGAGAGAGTACATGGAAACACTTATAGCGAGAAGTAGCAAATCCAAATTGAGTGTCGTATGCCACGGTGATTACTGCCGAAATAATATTCTCTTCAAATacgatgaaaatgaaagacCAGCGAGCGCAATTGCAATTGACTATCAGTATCTACGTTTTGGATCAGTAGCTCTCGACTTGtcacattttatttacatGAATGCGGATAAAGAAGTACGTGAAAATTCTTTGACGGAATTGATAAAGAAGTATCATGCGTCTTTAGTATCAACGATGAAAGAAGTTTTGATATcggaaacaaaaagaaacaatcCCAATGCGAAGTCTTTGGTACTACCATCACTGGATTCAATTTTAGAAGACTTTCGCCAATTCGGTGTCTTTGGCTTGAtttatggaattttttttatgccaaGCACAATGGGTACTGAAGaagaattgaaacaattaGTCGAATTAATTAGGAACCCGAAAGGCACTGAATTTCGTAATGCGATTTATTCTGTCGGAGGTGACGCCGGCACAAACACGATAATTCAAATGTTCGAAACAGCTGTTACACTGGATCAAGTTATTATAGAATGA